The Cryobacterium sp. SO1 genomic sequence TCGCGGCGAGCTCGTGCAGCCCGACGAAGACCTGCAGGCCGACTTCTACGAGCTGGCCGACAGGCGGCTGGAAGAGGCAGGGTACAGCTGGTATGAGGTGAGCAACTGGTCCACGGACGAGGCGCACCGCTCCCGCCACAATCTCTCCTACTGGCGCAGCACCGACTGGTGGGGCGTCGGCCCCGGGGCGCACAGCCACGTCGGCGGTGTCCGCTGGTGGAACGTCAAGCATCCGGCAGCGTACGCCGACCGGATCCTGGCCGGCCAGTCGCCGGCCGCCGGACGCGAGACCCTGGACGACGCCACCCGCGAAACCGAACGAGTGCTGCTGCTGACCAGGATCCGGGAAGGCATCCCGGTCGCGACGCTCTCAGCGCTCGGCCGCCGTGAGGTGGCCAGTCTGATCCACGATCGGCTGATCGACGGCCGGGCGGCCATCGGCGGGAACATCGAACTCACCCTCACGGGCCGGCTGCTCGCCGACGCCGTGGTGCGCCGGCTCCTCACGGACTGAACCCCCGCGAACTGTGAGATAAGCCCCAAAACGCGCGCGCTTGAGGGGCTTAACTCACAGTTCGCGTGGGCTTTTGGGCTAGTTGAGGAACTTGATGGTCAGCGGGTAGCTGTACCACTCGCCCTTGTTGGCCGCGACGGCGGCGATGATGCTGAACACGATGTTGAGGATGCCGGCGGCGGCGAGGATGAGCACGCCGATGCCGATGACGGTGAGGATCCCGCCGACAAGGTAGGCGATGGCCAGGGTGATCTGGAAGTTCAGGGCTGTCGCTGTGTGCGCACGGATGAACGGGCCACGGTCCTTGAGCACGATGTAGCCGATCAGCGCGGGCAGGAAGCTGAAGATGATTCCGCCGATGTGAATCAGGGTGGCCCACAGCTTCTCGTCGGCCGGGCTCAGCTGGCTCGGTGCCTGGTACGGGGTGGCGGGGGGAGGTGTTGCCTCTGACATTGGATCTCCTTTGGGGACTCCGGTGGAAAGGCCGGGTGCGCACGGGTGTCGCTTCACCAGAATAGCGCCGCTTGGCGTTCACCGAGTGGGAAAACTAGCTGATCAGGCGGAGAGAGAACGGATAGCGGTAGCCGCGGCCCTCCCGGGCGCTGAAGAAAGCGACGACCGAGAAGATCGAGCCGAGCAGCCAGAGCACCCAGCCCAGGGACGAGAGCACCGACAACAGGCCGAAGGTGACAAGGCCCAGAACGGTGGCGGCAAGGTTGATGGTGACGTAGCCGATCAGGAGCGTGATCTGGAAGTTCAGCGCTTCCTTGCCCTCAGTGTCGGTGAACGGCCCGCGGTCCTTGAAGACCAGCCAGATGATCAGGGCCGGGGGAAAGAAGAGGATGCCGCCCAGGTGGGCCAGAGAGGCCCACTGCCGGTCCTGCTCCGGGGTGAGCGGCGCCCCGGCTGCCGGCGGTTGTGCTGGTCCCTGTCCCGTGGGATAGCTCATGACAATGTCCTTCGGTGAGCGGTGCGTGGGTGGAGTTGGTTCAACGCTACTGCCCGAAATCCTCCGGGAGCAATGGGTATCCCCGCCACCCGCGATATGATTGGCAGTCAAACAATGAGAGTGCCAATCCAGATCAGGCACACCGGGTACGAGGGAGGCGAATGATCATGGTGTCAGATCGCAGCCTTGAGGTGCTTCGGGTCATCGTCCAGGACTACGTCGCGTCCCGCGAACCCGTCGGTTCCAAGTCCATCGTAGACAGGCACGCCTTCGGTGTGTCGGCCGCCACGATCCGCAACGACATGGCGCTCCTCGAAGAAGAGGAATTGATCGTCGCCCCGCACACCTCGTCCGGGCGCATCCCGACCGACAAGGGCTATCGGTTGTTCGTGGACCACCTCGCCGACCTCCGCCCGCTCACCGGCGCCCAGCGTCAGGCCATTGAGGTGTTCCTCGGGCAGTCAGCCGATCTCGACGAAGTCCTCGCCCGTAGCGTGCGACTGCTGTCCCAGCTCACCCACCAGGTCGCCCTCGTGCAGTACCCGTCGCTGTCCCGCGCCACCGTGCGCCACATCGAACTGGTGCCGCTGAGCGACACCCGGGTGCTGTCGGTCCTGATCACCGACTCGGGGCGGGTCGAACAGCGCGTCGTCGAACTGCCCAGGGTACTGGAGGAAGCCGCACTGGCCGAACTCCGCTCCCGGCTCAACGCCGTGGTGGGCGGCCTCAGGATGAGCGAGGCCGCTACAGCACTCAACGGGTCCACCGGTCTGGGCGCGCCGGAGGTGCAGGACCTGATCGACCTGATCACCTCCACCCTGCGCGACCAGGTCGGCGCCAACCGGCAGGACCGTCTGGTCATGGCGGGCGCCGCGAACCTGGTGCGCACCGAAGAGGACTTCACCGGCAGCATCTATCCGGTGCTGGAGGCGATCGAGGAGCAGGTGGTGCTGCTGCGGCTGTTCGGCGAGATGGCCACAGACCAGCACGGCGTGTCAGTGAGCATCGGCCGCGAGAACGCACCATTCGGGCTCGGCGAGACGTCGGTCCTCACCAGTGGATACACCTCCCGCGGTGACGCGGCCCGGCTGGGTGTCCTCGGCCCGACCCGGATGGATTACTCCAACAACATGGCCGCCGTGCGCGCCGTCGCCAGGTACCTCTCGCGCCTGCTCGGCGAGAACTGACCCCACCTATTTTCCTGCACGACTTCCCACCCAATACCGCACGCACAACCGCAAGGAGAGCCAGCTTTGGCTGACCATTACGAAGCACTCGGCGTCACCCGCGATGCCAGCACCGACGACATCAAGAAGGCCTACCGCAAGCTCGCCCGCCAGCTGCACCCCGACGTGAACCCCGGCGCCGAGGCGTCCGAACGGTTCAAGACCGTCACGCACGCCTACGATGTTCTGAGTGACCCCAAGCAGCGCCAGAACTACGACCGCGGCGGCGACGGGCGCTCCGGCCAGGGCGGCGGCGGCTTCGACGCCGGCAACTTCGGCGACATCTTCGAGACGTTCTTCGGCGGTGGCGGTGGCGGCAGCCGCGGGCCCCGGTCCCGGCGCGAGCGCGGCCAGGATGCCCTCATCCGGGTCGAACTCGACCTCGACGAGGTCATCTTCGGCACCCACCGCGACATCGAGGTGGACACGGCGATCGTCTGCGCCACCTGTTCGGGCACCTGCTGCCAGCCCGGCACGTCGCCGGTCACCTGCGACATCTGCCACGGTACCGGCAGCATCCAGCGTGCCGTGCGCTCGCTGCTCGGCAACGTCATGACCTCGAGCCCCTGTGGGTCGTGCCGCGGCTACGGCACCATCATCGCGACCCCCTGCGTGACCTGCCAGGGCCAGGGCCGCGTGCGTGCCCGCCGCACCGTGCCGGTGGACATCCCCGCCGGCGTCGACACGGGCCTCCGCCTCCAGATGCCCGGCAGCGGCGAAGCCGGACCGGCCGGCGGGCCGAACGGTGACCTGTACCTCGAGATGAAGGTGCGTCACCACGACGTCTTCAGCCGCGACGGCGACGACCTGCTCTGCACCCTCGAGGTGCCGATGACCGACGCCATCCTCGGTGCGACAGCCACGGTCAAGGCTCTCGACGGTGACATCGAGGTGGAGCTGCGCCCCGGAGTGCAGGGCGGCGAGATCCTCACGGTCAAAGACCGCGGTGTCACGAGACTGCGCGGCAACGGCCGCGGCGACCTGCGGGTCGGCGTGCAGGTGCTCACCCCCACCAAGCTCGACCACAAGGAGCGAGAACTGATCGAGGCCTTCGCCGCCAGGCACAAGGTTCCCGCGCCCGCCCTCAGCCAGTTCCAGCAGGGCCTGTTCGCGAAGCTCCGCGACAGGTTCCTCGGCTAGGAGCCGCGGCGTAGATGGCGCATTTCTTCCTGTCCGACACTCTCGTCACGTCCGCCGACGGCGCCCGCGCCGCCGACCCCGTGCCCGGGGCCGGGGCCACGGTGAGCCTCACCGGGGCCGAGGCCAAGCACGCCGTCACGGTCAGCCGGGTTCGGCCCGGCGAGACGCTACTGCTGGGCGACGGCGCCGGCCTGATGCTGGGCGTCACGGTCCTGACGGCCGCGCCGGCGGAACTCACGGCCAGGGTGGACACGGTCTCCCGGACGCCGGCGGCCAAACCGCGGATCCTGCTCGTGCAGGCACTGGCCAAGGGCGACCGCGACGAACTCGCCGTGCAGGCCGCCACCGAGCTCGGAATCGACGGGGTCATCCCGTGGGCCGCCGCCCGGTCGGTGGCCCGCTGGGAAGGTCCCAAGATCGCCAAGGGGCAGGCGCGGTGGTCCGCCATCGTTCGCGAAGCCAGCAAGCAGTCCATCAGGGGCTGGTTGCCGGAGGTGCTGCCGCTGTCCAGCACCAAGCAGCTGGCCGTGCTGGCCACGACCAGCCGGATGCTGCTGCTCGAGCCGACGGCCGAACTCAGGCTGACCGCCGTCGCCGTACCCACCGACGACAGGGACATCGTGCTCGTCGTGGGGCCCGAGGGCGGTATCGCCCCCCGCGAACTGGACATCCTCGAACAGGCCGGCGCCAGCCGGGTGCGCCTGGGTGACACCGTGCTGCGCACGTCGACGGCCGGCCCGGCCGCGGTCGCCATCCTGAACGCAACCCTCGGCCGCTGGTAGGAGCGCTTAAGATAGGACTATGGCTTCCTCCGGTGCAGAACCCACGATCTTCAGCCGCATTGTCGCGCGCGAAATTCCGGCGACCATCGTCGCGGAGACCGATCACATCATCGCATTCAACGACATCGCCCCACAGGCGCCCGTGCACGTCGTGGTGACCACCAAATCCCAGCACTACCGCAACGTCGGCGAACTGGCGGCGGGGGACCCGGCGCTCCTGGCCGAGCTGATCGCCGTGGCCGGCCGGGTGGCCGACGAGCACTGCGGCAGCGAGTACCGGCTGATCTTCAACACCGGAGCCTCCGCAGGCCAGACCGTCTTCCACGTGCACGCGCACGTCCTCGGCGGCGTCCTTGAGGAGGGCACGCTTGCTACCCTCTGACGCTGAGACGTCCGGCACCGGCGCCGTGGGCGTGGTGCGGAAACTCCTCGTCGACGGCGTCGCCATGGTGCGCCTGCTCGGGCCTCAGGACCGGTTCCTCGGCACAATCGAGAAGGAATACCCCAACGTCTCCGTGCACGTGCGCGGCAACGAGGTCACCCTCACCGGCCCCACCGCCTCGGTTGACGCGGTGGTCCGGTTGATCGAGGAGCTCGAGGCGCTGCTCCGCACCGGCGCCGACCTCGGTGACACCGAGGTGAGCACCTCCGCCAGGATGCTCGGGGCCGACTCGAGCTCCAGCCCCTCGACCGTGCTCGGGCAGGCCATCCTCACCTCCCGTGGCCTCACCGTGCGGCCCAAGACCCTCGGCCAAAGTGACTACGTCAACGCGATCGACGAGAACGCCATCGTCTTCGGCATCGGACCGGCCGGAACCGGCAAGACCTACCTCGCCATGGCCAAGGCCGTGCAAGCCCTGCAGCGCAAGGAAGTCGACCGGATCATCCTCACCCGGCCCGCCGTCGAAGCCGGCGAGCGGCTGGGCTTCCTGCCCGGCAGCCTGACCGACAAGATCGACCCCTACCTGAGGCCCCTGTACGACGCGCTGTTCGAGATGATGGACCCCGAGCTGGTGCCCAAACTCCTCGCGGCCGGCACCATCGAGGTGGCCCCACTCGCCTACATGCGCGGTCGCACCCTCAACTCCGCGTTCATCGTGCTCGACGAGGCGCAGAACACCACGCCGGAGCAGATGAAGATGTTCCTCACCCGCCTCGGCTTCGGCTCCCAGATGGTGGTCACCGGCGACATCACCCAGGTGGACCTGCCCGCGGGCGCCAGCGGACTCCGGCTGGTCACCAAGGTTCTCGATGGCATCGACGACATCGCCTTCGTGCGGTTGACCAGTGCCGACGTCGTGCGCCACAGCCTCGTGGGCCGCATCGTCGACGCCTACACCGAATACGACGCGCAGAAGCAGGCCCAACGCTACGAAAGCGAGCAGGCCCGCGACTTCGCCTCCCGCGCTCCGCACCAGGGGAATCCGCGCGATCGCACCCCGAAACGGAGATCCAGTTGAGCATCGAAATCAACAACGAGTCGGCCATCCCGGTCGACGAAGCCGCCATCCAACGCCTCGCCGCCTTCGCCCTCGACACCATGCACGTACACGCCGACGCCGAGCTGGCCATCGTCCTGGTCGACGAGGGCGCCATGGAGGCGCTGCACGTGCAGTGGATGGACGAACCCGGTCCCACCGACGTCCTGAGTTTCCCCATGGACGAGCTGCGCCCGGGAACCGAAGACGCCCAGACCCCGGCCGGGCTGCTCGGCGACATCGTGCTGTGCCCGCAGGTGGCCCAGGGCCAGGCCGAGACCGCCGGCCACAGCACCCTCGACGAACTGCTCCTGCTCACCGCGCACGGCGTGCTGCACCTGCTCGGCTTCGACCACGCCGAGCCCGACGAAGAGAAGGAAATGTTCGCCATCCAGCGCGACATCCTGATCGGCTTCACCATGCAGGAACGACGCCGGCCCCGATGATCGTCGGGTGGTTCCTGACCGCCGCCATCCTGCTCGTCGCCTTCGGCGGGCTGATGGCCGCCGTCGACGCGGCGATCGTGTCCCAATCCAGGGCGGACATCGCCGAGCTCGCGGCCACTGCACGATCCAAACGCTCGTTGCGGGCGATAGCCGCCGATACCGGCGCCCACCTGAACGCCGTGAACTTCGTGCGCATCATCGCGGAAACCACGGCCGCGGTGCTGGTGACCCTGGTCTTCGCCACGACCATCGAACAGCTGTGGCTGGCCCTGCTGCTCTCGGCCCTGCTGATGACAGCGGTGTCCTTCGTCCTCGTCGGAGCCAGCCCGCGCAGCGTCGGCCGGGCGCATCCGAAGACCCTGCTGACTCTCACGGCGGTTCTGGTGCATTTCCTCCGGATGCTGCTCGGCCCCGTCGCCAATGCGCTCGTGGCCCTCGGCAACCGGGTGACCCCCGGCCGCACCCGGCTGGCAACGTTCACGTCTGAGGACCAGCTGCTGAGCATGGTCGACGAGGCCACCGAACTCGACGTGATCGAGGAGGACGACCGCGAGTTGATCCACTCCATCTTCGAGTTCAGTGAGACCGTCGTGCGGGAGGTGATGATCCCGCGCACCGACATGGTCACCATCGACGCCGACGCCACCGTGGGTGCGGCGATGGGACTGTTCCTCAGCAAGGGGTTCTCCAGGGTCCCCGTCGTCGACGGTGAAGTCGACGACGTGACCGGGATCCTCTACCTGCGGGACGTCGCCAGGCTGGTCTACGAACGTCCCCGCAACCTGGAGGCGCTGCGCGTGGGCGAACTCGCCAAGCCCGCCCAGTTCGTGCCCGAATCCAAGAAGGCCGACGCGTTGCTCCGCCAGATGCAACTCGAATCCAACCACCTCGCCATTCTGGTGGACGAGTACGGCGGTATCGCCGGGCTGGTCACGCTCGAGGACCTGATCGAGGAACTCGTCGGCGACATCTCCGACGAGTACGACCGCGACGTCGTCGAGATCGAAGACCTCGGGTCGGGCCGCTTCCGGGTCAGTGCCCGGCTACCCGTCGACGAACTCGGCGAACTCTTCGACCTCGACCTCGACGATGACGAAGTCGACTCGGTCGGCGGCTTGCTGGCCAAGGTGCTCGGCAGGTTGCCGGTCGCCGGGTCCGAAGCCAGAACCAGCGGGCTGATCCTCACCGCGGAACGCACAGAGGGTCGACGAAAACGAATCAGCACAGTGCTGGTTGAACCAGACAAGGCGTTGAGAGACGCACAGTCCGCATTCCTCGGAATGCCGGACACCGAAGGAGCACACGGCAATGACACAAGAACCTGATTTCCGCGCGGGGTTCGTCTCCTTCGTCGGACGCCCCAACGTGGGCAAGTCCACCCTGACCAACGCCCTGGTGGGAGAGAAGGTGGCGATCACCTCGTCGAAGCCGCAGACCACCCGCCGCGCGATCCGCGGCATCGTGCATCAGAAGAACGGCCAGCTGATCCTGGTCGACACCCCCGGCATCCACCGCCCCCGCACCCTACTCGGCGAGCGGTTGAACAGCCTGGTGCAGTCCACCCTCAGCGGTGTGGACGTGGTGGGCCTCTGCATCCCGGCCAACGAACCGATCGGCCCTGGCGACAAGTTCATCAACGAGCAGCTGGACAATTTCCCGCGCGCCAAGAAGGTGGCCATCGTCACCAAGATCGACATGTCTTCCAAGACCAGTGTCGCCAACCAGCTCCTCGCGGTGTCGCAGTTGCGCGACTGGGAGGCCATCGTGCCGATCTCGGCGACCAGCCGCATCCAGCTCGATGTGCTCAGCAGCGAACTGCTGCGGCTGCTCCCACTCAGCGACGCCCCGCTCTATCCTGCGGATGCCGTGACCGACGAAAGCCTGGAGTCGCGGATCTCCGAGTACATCCGGGAGGCGGCCCTCGAGGGAGTCACCGACGAGCTGCCGCACTCGATCGCCGTGACGATCGACGACATCATCGAGCGCGACGACCAGGAACTGGTGGAGATCTACGCCAACCTCTTCGTGGAACGCGACAGCCAGAAGGGCATCATCATCGGTAAGTCGGGCAGCCGGCTGAAAGACGTCGGCATGCGCGCCCGCAAGCAGATCGAGCCCCTCGTCGGCAAGCGGGTGTTCCTCTCGCTGCGGGTGAAGGTCGCCAAGGAATGGCAGCGTGACCCGAAGCAGCTAGGCCGCCTGGGTTTCTAGCGCCGGCACGTTTCACCCTGCCCACCCGGCCGCTCCTCACCGAGTGGCCGGGTGGGCGTTGTCGTCATACCGCACACACCTCGTAGGGCAACCCTGTCTGGCACGTTATGCCCGACACCGCCCCCACCTCACCGGTCGAGTCTTCCGAGACCCCGCAAGCCGCCCTCAAACAACGCGCCCACCGTCGCTGGTCGAGCTTGTCGACCCCGCGGGCCGTCCCCAGGAGGCGGGAAGAAAATTGCGAAATTGCCTTGTGGACTATCTGACTTTTCCTCACATTTATCTTCGATTCGTGAGAGAATGGGGGTATGGACGACGAG encodes the following:
- the dnaJ gene encoding molecular chaperone DnaJ; protein product: MADHYEALGVTRDASTDDIKKAYRKLARQLHPDVNPGAEASERFKTVTHAYDVLSDPKQRQNYDRGGDGRSGQGGGGFDAGNFGDIFETFFGGGGGGSRGPRSRRERGQDALIRVELDLDEVIFGTHRDIEVDTAIVCATCSGTCCQPGTSPVTCDICHGTGSIQRAVRSLLGNVMTSSPCGSCRGYGTIIATPCVTCQGQGRVRARRTVPVDIPAGVDTGLRLQMPGSGEAGPAGGPNGDLYLEMKVRHHDVFSRDGDDLLCTLEVPMTDAILGATATVKALDGDIEVELRPGVQGGEILTVKDRGVTRLRGNGRGDLRVGVQVLTPTKLDHKERELIEAFAARHKVPAPALSQFQQGLFAKLRDRFLG
- the hrcA gene encoding heat-inducible transcriptional repressor HrcA, coding for MVSDRSLEVLRVIVQDYVASREPVGSKSIVDRHAFGVSAATIRNDMALLEEEELIVAPHTSSGRIPTDKGYRLFVDHLADLRPLTGAQRQAIEVFLGQSADLDEVLARSVRLLSQLTHQVALVQYPSLSRATVRHIELVPLSDTRVLSVLITDSGRVEQRVVELPRVLEEAALAELRSRLNAVVGGLRMSEAATALNGSTGLGAPEVQDLIDLITSTLRDQVGANRQDRLVMAGAANLVRTEEDFTGSIYPVLEAIEEQVVLLRLFGEMATDQHGVSVSIGRENAPFGLGETSVLTSGYTSRGDAARLGVLGPTRMDYSNNMAAVRAVARYLSRLLGEN
- a CDS encoding hemolysin family protein, with the translated sequence MIVGWFLTAAILLVAFGGLMAAVDAAIVSQSRADIAELAATARSKRSLRAIAADTGAHLNAVNFVRIIAETTAAVLVTLVFATTIEQLWLALLLSALLMTAVSFVLVGASPRSVGRAHPKTLLTLTAVLVHFLRMLLGPVANALVALGNRVTPGRTRLATFTSEDQLLSMVDEATELDVIEEDDRELIHSIFEFSETVVREVMIPRTDMVTIDADATVGAAMGLFLSKGFSRVPVVDGEVDDVTGILYLRDVARLVYERPRNLEALRVGELAKPAQFVPESKKADALLRQMQLESNHLAILVDEYGGIAGLVTLEDLIEELVGDISDEYDRDVVEIEDLGSGRFRVSARLPVDELGELFDLDLDDDEVDSVGGLLAKVLGRLPVAGSEARTSGLILTAERTEGRRKRISTVLVEPDKALRDAQSAFLGMPDTEGAHGNDTRT
- a CDS encoding 16S rRNA (uracil(1498)-N(3))-methyltransferase; protein product: MAHFFLSDTLVTSADGARAADPVPGAGATVSLTGAEAKHAVTVSRVRPGETLLLGDGAGLMLGVTVLTAAPAELTARVDTVSRTPAAKPRILLVQALAKGDRDELAVQAATELGIDGVIPWAAARSVARWEGPKIAKGQARWSAIVREASKQSIRGWLPEVLPLSSTKQLAVLATTSRMLLLEPTAELRLTAVAVPTDDRDIVLVVGPEGGIAPRELDILEQAGASRVRLGDTVLRTSTAGPAAVAILNATLGRW
- a CDS encoding PhoH family protein, which encodes MVRLLGPQDRFLGTIEKEYPNVSVHVRGNEVTLTGPTASVDAVVRLIEELEALLRTGADLGDTEVSTSARMLGADSSSSPSTVLGQAILTSRGLTVRPKTLGQSDYVNAIDENAIVFGIGPAGTGKTYLAMAKAVQALQRKEVDRIILTRPAVEAGERLGFLPGSLTDKIDPYLRPLYDALFEMMDPELVPKLLAAGTIEVAPLAYMRGRTLNSAFIVLDEAQNTTPEQMKMFLTRLGFGSQMVVTGDITQVDLPAGASGLRLVTKVLDGIDDIAFVRLTSADVVRHSLVGRIVDAYTEYDAQKQAQRYESEQARDFASRAPHQGNPRDRTPKRRSS
- a CDS encoding DUF4870 domain-containing protein, which codes for MSYPTGQGPAQPPAAGAPLTPEQDRQWASLAHLGGILFFPPALIIWLVFKDRGPFTDTEGKEALNFQITLLIGYVTINLAATVLGLVTFGLLSVLSSLGWVLWLLGSIFSVVAFFSAREGRGYRYPFSLRLIS
- a CDS encoding HIT domain-containing protein, whose protein sequence is MASSGAEPTIFSRIVAREIPATIVAETDHIIAFNDIAPQAPVHVVVTTKSQHYRNVGELAAGDPALLAELIAVAGRVADEHCGSEYRLIFNTGASAGQTVFHVHAHVLGGVLEEGTLATL
- the era gene encoding GTPase Era yields the protein MTQEPDFRAGFVSFVGRPNVGKSTLTNALVGEKVAITSSKPQTTRRAIRGIVHQKNGQLILVDTPGIHRPRTLLGERLNSLVQSTLSGVDVVGLCIPANEPIGPGDKFINEQLDNFPRAKKVAIVTKIDMSSKTSVANQLLAVSQLRDWEAIVPISATSRIQLDVLSSELLRLLPLSDAPLYPADAVTDESLESRISEYIREAALEGVTDELPHSIAVTIDDIIERDDQELVEIYANLFVERDSQKGIIIGKSGSRLKDVGMRARKQIEPLVGKRVFLSLRVKVAKEWQRDPKQLGRLGF
- the ybeY gene encoding rRNA maturation RNase YbeY, translating into MSIEINNESAIPVDEAAIQRLAAFALDTMHVHADAELAIVLVDEGAMEALHVQWMDEPGPTDVLSFPMDELRPGTEDAQTPAGLLGDIVLCPQVAQGQAETAGHSTLDELLLLTAHGVLHLLGFDHAEPDEEKEMFAIQRDILIGFTMQERRRPR
- a CDS encoding DUF4870 domain-containing protein; its protein translation is MSEATPPPATPYQAPSQLSPADEKLWATLIHIGGIIFSFLPALIGYIVLKDRGPFIRAHTATALNFQITLAIAYLVGGILTVIGIGVLILAAAGILNIVFSIIAAVAANKGEWYSYPLTIKFLN